A stretch of Streptomyces vietnamensis DNA encodes these proteins:
- a CDS encoding ATP/GTP-binding protein — METDGTYESRDMAGGAAPPPGKAVPRPAAPPMGVPAPQAPPADHVRAAAPTHPAVQPDPARKAGPGLGPTPPSVPPMPSRAPGQAGTSASPSVVEWLDAPRPKAGLGIWRFRYVPPSQEVTGLTPVNFLGLLIPLVVALFIWLAYRNDNFPYAAFVMRKFTPPDWWIGLGATPKDWQGVAVHKIFDAVIFFGLAWVVGVLGSWGKVIRYYVERSRPPVRAALAGVGALIGLALVLPEALHLGWSAVPVVDPMLYLIALVTGGWSIAASPVVIYAVYALGATAVVWPCARVGDWASLFQQRSSGATPSVSPAPTAPGIPRSQWPELRAAGEHRAADVLVGELAAGRMNDVDCARVRRTWKDSDRDAVRRAAFVDALLSQGAAAGAHPSGDRDLSNRSAAHDLLLSQVRVGRWVAAERGPRTYHGAGLALDPELLGTSLLAVGPSGAGKTRSLIAPVVESLSLQALTGACAVVVVGAAGAQLGPDEAYDVVIRLGDPASGYDLDLYAGATDPDEAAACLAEGLVGDMDGVETRRAATVLAQLIGPYQAAYGRFPTVPVLRELLEAHPETLRALLDLLPVDGAQAMRRELESRLRQVGSATDMGPVLADRLAALDRPAFAEFFGGGGDARSFSLRAVAQHPIRVRVSLPEGGHEEAARLLNRLLLAQFQHVTRGGAGRGNFACLVLDDAAGAVTAGTVRGLQRLRTQNAGVVLALRTLAEVPEALHGPLLAIVGCRMAFAGLPTWDGKAFAEAWGTERVEMTEVAHHTVFADQPMTRAIHALRKLVTGKAVTTEAVTVREVERQRWSASDLAHAVPPGHAVLSLSHVRGEQVPPMLVDLRG; from the coding sequence ATGGAGACCGACGGCACGTACGAGTCACGCGACATGGCCGGGGGGGCGGCGCCGCCTCCTGGGAAGGCGGTCCCACGGCCGGCAGCGCCGCCGATGGGGGTACCCGCCCCCCAGGCGCCCCCCGCTGATCACGTGCGCGCCGCCGCCCCCACGCACCCGGCCGTGCAGCCGGACCCTGCTCGAAAGGCGGGCCCGGGGCTCGGGCCGACGCCGCCGAGCGTCCCACCCATGCCGTCCCGGGCTCCTGGGCAGGCCGGGACTTCGGCGTCGCCGTCCGTCGTCGAGTGGCTGGACGCTCCGCGCCCGAAGGCGGGCCTCGGCATCTGGCGGTTTCGGTACGTTCCGCCGTCCCAGGAGGTCACGGGCCTTACACCAGTGAACTTTCTCGGGCTGCTGATCCCCCTGGTCGTCGCACTGTTCATCTGGCTGGCCTACCGGAACGACAACTTTCCCTATGCGGCCTTCGTGATGCGGAAGTTCACCCCGCCCGACTGGTGGATCGGCCTTGGAGCCACACCGAAGGACTGGCAGGGCGTCGCCGTGCACAAGATCTTCGATGCCGTCATCTTCTTCGGCCTCGCGTGGGTGGTCGGCGTCCTCGGCTCCTGGGGCAAGGTCATCCGCTACTACGTCGAACGGAGCCGTCCGCCGGTGCGTGCCGCGCTCGCGGGTGTGGGGGCTCTCATCGGCCTGGCACTGGTCCTGCCCGAGGCCCTTCACCTCGGCTGGTCGGCGGTGCCCGTCGTCGATCCGATGCTCTACCTGATCGCCCTGGTCACCGGCGGCTGGAGTATCGCTGCATCGCCAGTGGTCATCTACGCCGTGTACGCGCTGGGCGCGACGGCAGTCGTCTGGCCGTGTGCTCGGGTCGGCGACTGGGCGAGTCTCTTCCAGCAGCGGAGTTCCGGGGCCACCCCCAGCGTCTCCCCAGCCCCCACCGCCCCGGGAATCCCCCGCTCGCAATGGCCCGAGCTGCGGGCCGCGGGTGAGCACCGTGCCGCAGACGTGCTCGTCGGCGAACTGGCCGCCGGGCGGATGAACGACGTCGACTGTGCACGGGTGCGCCGCACCTGGAAGGACAGTGACCGGGATGCCGTACGCCGGGCCGCCTTCGTCGATGCCCTTCTCAGCCAGGGCGCCGCTGCCGGCGCACACCCGTCGGGTGACCGGGACCTGTCGAACCGTTCGGCCGCCCACGACCTTCTCCTGAGCCAGGTTCGTGTCGGCAGGTGGGTCGCTGCCGAGCGCGGCCCACGCACCTACCACGGTGCGGGTCTCGCGCTCGATCCCGAGCTTCTCGGCACCTCCCTCCTGGCGGTGGGCCCTTCCGGGGCGGGCAAGACCCGTTCCCTCATCGCTCCCGTGGTCGAGTCGCTCTCCCTCCAGGCCCTGACCGGTGCCTGCGCCGTCGTCGTCGTCGGAGCGGCCGGAGCCCAGCTCGGCCCCGACGAGGCGTACGACGTCGTGATCCGGCTCGGCGACCCGGCCTCCGGGTATGACCTGGACCTGTACGCCGGGGCCACGGATCCGGACGAGGCCGCCGCATGTCTGGCCGAAGGGCTGGTCGGCGACATGGACGGAGTGGAGACGCGGCGTGCCGCCACCGTGCTCGCCCAGCTCATCGGCCCGTACCAGGCCGCGTACGGCCGGTTCCCGACGGTGCCGGTCCTGCGAGAGCTGCTCGAGGCCCACCCCGAAACCTTGCGGGCGCTGCTCGATCTGCTGCCGGTCGACGGTGCGCAGGCGATGCGCCGCGAACTGGAATCCCGACTGCGTCAGGTCGGCAGCGCGACCGACATGGGCCCCGTGCTCGCCGACCGGCTCGCGGCCCTCGACCGGCCCGCCTTCGCCGAGTTCTTCGGCGGTGGCGGTGACGCCCGGTCCTTCTCGCTGCGGGCCGTCGCCCAGCATCCGATCCGGGTACGGGTCAGCCTGCCGGAAGGCGGCCACGAGGAGGCTGCACGCCTGCTCAACCGACTGTTGCTCGCCCAGTTCCAGCACGTCACCCGGGGCGGCGCGGGGCGAGGGAACTTCGCCTGCCTCGTACTCGACGACGCGGCGGGCGCGGTCACGGCGGGGACCGTACGGGGCCTCCAGCGGCTGCGCACGCAGAACGCGGGTGTCGTGCTCGCCCTCCGCACCCTCGCCGAGGTGCCCGAGGCGCTGCACGGGCCGCTCCTCGCGATCGTCGGCTGCCGGATGGCCTTCGCGGGGCTCCCCACCTGGGACGGCAAGGCCTTCGCCGAGGCGTGGGGCACCGAACGCGTGGAGATGACCGAGGTGGCCCATCACACCGTCTTCGCCGACCAGCCGATGACCCGGGCCATCCACGCCCTGCGCAAGCTGGTGACGGGCAAGGCCGTGACGACCGAGGCCGTGACCGTACGAGAGGTGGAGCGGCAGCGCTGGTCCGCCTCCGACCTCGCCCACGCCGTTCCGCCGGGCCATGCCGTCCTCTCGCTGAGCCACGTACGCGGCGAGCAGGTGCCGCCCATGCTGGTCGACCTGCGCGGCTGA
- a CDS encoding PucR family transcriptional regulator, translating to MPPTLASLVQHSALKLIVRAGEDRLDTPVRWAHVSELADPVPYMEGGELLLTTALTLDAEDLEAMRRYVRRLLGAGVVGLGFAVGVNYEEIPPALLDAAREEHLPLLEVPRRTPFLAISKAVSAAISADQYRAVTAGFEAQRELTRAALAEGPEAVVARLAAHVDGWAALYDASGTVVAVSPEWAARRAARLTPDVERLRERPAPASAVVGGTDDRVELQSLGTGRRVRGALAVGTGAPLGTAERYAVHSAIALLTLTTERSRSLQAAEQRLGAAVLRLMLAGQPEPARAVAGDLYGGLLDAPYRLLVAEPAGGEPAAEPPLPVLAEALEAAAARAGEAVLTVVESAQRLVVLAGDGGAVVAACEGYAEREAEEAGVVVGLSAPAGPSAAAAAYKQAEQALSVARRRGRALVEHEDLAAGSVLPLLADDAVRAFADGMLRALREHDATGRGDLVASLRAWLSRHGQWDAAAADLGVHRHTLRYRMRRVEEILGRSLDDPDVRMELWLALKATGEDAE from the coding sequence ATGCCGCCCACCCTCGCCTCGCTCGTGCAGCACTCCGCCCTCAAGCTCATCGTCCGTGCCGGTGAGGACCGTCTCGACACCCCCGTCCGCTGGGCCCACGTCAGCGAGCTCGCCGACCCCGTCCCGTACATGGAGGGCGGTGAACTCCTCCTCACCACCGCGCTCACGCTCGACGCGGAGGACCTGGAGGCGATGCGCCGCTATGTGCGGCGGCTGCTCGGTGCCGGGGTGGTCGGGCTCGGGTTCGCCGTGGGCGTCAACTACGAGGAGATCCCGCCGGCCCTGCTCGACGCGGCCCGCGAGGAGCACCTGCCGCTGCTCGAAGTGCCGCGCCGGACGCCGTTCCTCGCCATCAGCAAGGCCGTGTCCGCGGCCATCTCCGCCGACCAGTACCGCGCCGTCACCGCCGGTTTCGAGGCCCAGCGCGAGCTGACCCGGGCCGCGCTCGCCGAAGGCCCCGAGGCCGTCGTCGCCCGGCTCGCCGCGCACGTCGACGGCTGGGCCGCGCTGTACGACGCCTCCGGCACCGTCGTCGCCGTCTCGCCCGAATGGGCGGCGCGCCGGGCCGCCCGGCTCACCCCCGACGTGGAGCGGCTGCGCGAGCGCCCCGCGCCCGCCAGCGCGGTCGTCGGCGGTACGGACGACCGCGTCGAGCTCCAGTCGCTCGGCACCGGGCGCCGGGTGCGCGGCGCCCTCGCCGTCGGTACGGGCGCTCCCCTCGGCACGGCCGAGCGGTACGCCGTGCACTCGGCGATCGCCCTGCTCACCCTCACGACGGAACGTTCCCGCTCGCTCCAGGCGGCGGAGCAGCGGCTCGGCGCGGCGGTCCTCCGCCTGATGCTCGCGGGCCAGCCGGAGCCCGCCCGGGCGGTGGCCGGGGACCTGTACGGAGGGCTGCTCGACGCCCCGTACCGGCTGCTCGTCGCCGAACCCGCCGGGGGAGAACCGGCAGCGGAGCCGCCGCTGCCGGTGCTCGCCGAGGCCCTGGAGGCCGCCGCCGCCCGCGCGGGCGAGGCGGTGCTCACCGTCGTCGAGAGCGCGCAGCGGCTCGTCGTCCTCGCCGGGGACGGGGGCGCGGTCGTCGCCGCCTGCGAGGGGTACGCGGAGCGGGAGGCGGAGGAGGCCGGTGTCGTCGTCGGCCTCTCGGCCCCGGCGGGCCCGAGCGCCGCGGCAGCCGCGTACAAGCAGGCCGAGCAGGCCCTCTCGGTCGCCCGGCGGCGGGGCAGGGCGCTCGTCGAGCACGAGGACCTGGCGGCGGGCTCGGTCCTGCCGCTGCTGGCCGACGACGCCGTCCGGGCCTTCGCCGACGGGATGCTCCGCGCGCTGCGGGAGCACGACGCGACCGGCCGCGGCGATCTGGTGGCCTCGCTGCGGGCCTGGCTCTCCCGGCACGGCCAGTGGGACGCGGCGGCGGCGGACCTGGGCGTCCACCGGCACACGCTGCGGTACCGGATGCGCCGGGTGGAGGAGATCCTCGGCCGTTCCCTGGACGATCCGGACGTCCGGATGGAGCTGTGGCTGGCCCTGAAGGCGACCGGCGAGGACGCGGAGTAG
- a CDS encoding EamA family transporter, which produces MTSPAVDPAPETRPAAPETRTAAPAAPGRRITGAVWAALGIVYVVWGSTYLGIRIVVETLPPFLSGGARFITAGLLLAAIVAWRQGPAALKVTRRELGSAVLVGLLLILGGNGLVVLAETSIPSGLAALLVAAVPVWVVLLRTALGDRPGLGAFGGVLLGFAGLGVLTVPGLSGEVKIGGVLLVLVAALLWSVGSVSSARLPMPANPFTASAYEMLAGGLAALALGLVRGEHHGLDLGAVSGRSWAALAYLIVFGSLVAFTAYAWLLQSAPVSLAATYAYVNPVVAVLLGALVLNEALTWPILLGGAIVVGGVCLIVSTERRG; this is translated from the coding sequence ATGACAAGCCCTGCCGTCGACCCGGCCCCCGAGACCCGCCCGGCCGCCCCCGAGACCCGTACCGCCGCGCCCGCCGCCCCCGGCCGCCGGATCACTGGCGCCGTCTGGGCCGCGCTCGGCATCGTGTACGTCGTCTGGGGGTCCACGTACCTCGGGATCCGGATCGTCGTCGAGACCCTCCCGCCGTTCCTCTCCGGCGGCGCCCGCTTCATCACCGCCGGCCTGCTCCTCGCCGCGATCGTCGCCTGGCGCCAGGGCCCCGCCGCCCTCAAGGTCACCCGTCGCGAACTCGGCTCCGCGGTCCTCGTCGGCCTGCTCCTCATCCTCGGCGGCAACGGCCTCGTCGTCCTCGCCGAGACCTCCATACCCTCCGGCCTCGCCGCGCTCCTCGTCGCCGCCGTCCCCGTCTGGGTCGTCCTGCTCCGCACGGCCCTCGGCGACCGCCCGGGCCTCGGCGCCTTCGGCGGCGTCCTGCTCGGCTTCGCGGGCCTCGGCGTCCTCACCGTCCCGGGCCTGAGCGGCGAGGTGAAGATCGGCGGCGTGCTGCTCGTCCTCGTCGCGGCCCTGCTGTGGTCCGTCGGCTCCGTCTCCTCCGCCCGGCTGCCGATGCCCGCCAACCCCTTCACGGCGAGCGCGTACGAGATGCTGGCCGGCGGCCTCGCCGCGCTCGCCCTCGGTCTCGTACGCGGCGAACACCACGGCCTCGACCTGGGCGCCGTCTCCGGCCGCTCCTGGGCCGCCCTCGCGTACCTGATCGTCTTCGGCTCGCTCGTCGCCTTCACCGCGTACGCCTGGCTCCTCCAGTCCGCCCCGGTCTCCCTCGCCGCCACCTACGCGTACGTCAACCCGGTCGTCGCCGTCCTCCTCGGCGCCCTCGTCCTGAACGAGGCCCTGACCTGGCCGATCCTCCTCGGCGGCGCGATCGTCGTCGGCGGCGTCTGTCTGATCGTCTCGACCGAGCGACGCGGATGA